GTATTATCGAATTCAGCCCGAGGGTTGCACTCGCTTACGCGAGCGAGCGAGGAGAACCTTCGAGATCTACGAGCTCGCCAGAGAGATAGTCACTGAGAGGGTTGATCTTGAGCAGCAAGTTTCTACATGATCACGTCGACAATTATGTAGCTGAGTGTGTAGAGCACTGGACCCGAGCGGGCCTCTCCCGACGGCGCATCGAGCTATTGAAAGGCGAGATGGAGCCCAGCATCCAGGCCGCGACAAACAGGGGCCAAGCTCCCGAAGAGGTGATGGGCTCTCCTCGCGAGTGGGCGGAGTTGCAGTATGAGCTATACAGTGAAGAACTATCACCTCGGCAACAGCGGACTTTCAAGTTGCTGGGCTCGGTGTTTCTCTTCCTCTTTATAGGAACACTTGTAATCGTGGCCCAGCACGTCTTCCACTCGAAATGGGCCTTCCCGCTCGTCCCCGGTTTCTTCGCGTGGCCGATCTTTCTGGGAGTCATTGTTTTCCTGTCCAAGTCCGCCAGGGTGACCTCTTCTATATTCAACCCGGCGAAGCGCAAAGGCAACCTCACCCACGGAGACTACCTGATCTACGCCTCAGGCTTTCTCCTGGGTATCCTAGTCCCGATCAGGAACTTAGGAGAGGCCTCTCCGGGACTTATCGAGTGGCACTGGTACTACAGTCTGGCGCTGGTCATCCTCACGGCCTTCGTCGGCGCGATGTTCTTCAGGCAGGACCCTACACGCCACGGTGAGAGCGATCCGGCAATAGAAGAATCCCTAGGACTCTTCCCCAACGAGAAGGCCCAGCGGCAGCGGAACCGTAAGCTCAATCGAATAGTTCTGGCTTGCATCTCGTGGTCCGCGCTTTGTTTCGGGGTAGCATGGCTCCTCACTGCTCCCGCGACGCGCGAATCCGTTGGAATAGCCGTGATGATTTCCCTGTGCTGCTTGCTGGTTCTGGTCAGCGACGAGCTTGCCAGCAGGCGCCGAAACAAAAGCAGCGCTCGCGCATGACTCGAGCACAAGGAGGCCATCCTCTCGACGGATACCCCTCTTGAGCCAGAGTCCAGGTAAATGATCCAAAGGAAAATATTGCAACAAACCTGTAGTGAATATAGCAATGGTAGTGTACACTGTAGTGTGTCTTTTTGGTCTACACTTTTTACGTAGAGAGGCTGGCCGGGTGAAGTTTGTCAGTTCGCGGGAGATCAGGGTAAACCCGAAGCCCGTTTTCGAAGCGCTCGAAGATGAAGAAGTCGTACTCACCTCCCGGGGCAAGCCGGTGGCGTTGCTCCTCGAAGTCAGCGGCGATGATCTCGAGGAAACCGTTCGACTCGTCAGACGAGCCAAAGCTCAGGCCGCCACCTCCCGCCTGCGCAAGAGCGCCATGGAGCAGGGCGCGGATAAGTTGAGCCAGGAGGAGATAGAAGCAGAAATAGAGGCTACTCGTAGCGAACGCTCGGAACGGTGAGCCTGGAAGGGGTGGTGCTGGATACCAATGTCCTGGTGTCCTCTCTACTTAACAGTTTCGGAGCACCCGGCAGGGTGCTCGATCTGGTGCTAGCCGGTGAGCTAAGCGCCGCCCACGACGACCGCGTCCTGAGCGAATATCGGGAGGTGCTCTACCGGGAAAAGTTTGGCTTCTCCCCCAGGGACGTGGAGGGGCTTCTGGACTTTCTGGAGGCCGAGGGGATCAAGGTCAATCCGCCGGTGCTCGGCGCCGAGCTTCCAGACCCAAACGACTCTCCGTTTCTCGAGGTGGCTCACGCCGCAGGTGCCGTGCTCGTCACCGGGAACCTCAAGCACTATCCAGAGAAGGAGAGACAGGGTGTCGAGGTACTGGACCCAGCCACATACCTCCAGAGATGGCTCTCGCACGTAGGAGACTCTGAGTCGTAGAGGGAAAGGGTTTGTAGAGTGTCCAGGAAAAAGGCTAATGGAGAAGGCTCTCTGACCAAATACAAGGACGGCCGCTGGTGCGGGCGGTGTACGGTCACCAGGCCCGATGGGAAACAGAGACGCATAGCCGTCTACGGTCGCACTAAAGAAGAAGCCCGGATCAAGCTCACCAAGAAGATGGCCGAGAGCGACTCGGGCGTTGTCTTCGACGCTGAGAATCAGACCGTGGAGGAGTACGTTACCCGCTGGCTGGAGGACTCGGCCAAGGGCAACATCGCTCCTCGCACCTACCACAACTACCGCCTACAGCTAAACAGGCACATCATTCCCGCACTGGGTAAGCGCAAGCTCGACAAACTCACGCCGCCGCAGATCCAGCGCCTCTACCGCTCCAAGCTCGACGACGGGCTCTCTCCCTCGAGCGTCCGCTACATCCACGCCGTGCTGCACCGCGCCCTGGAGCAGGCCGTCAAGTGGCAGCTCATCCCCCGCAATCCCGCAGACAGCGTGGACCCGCCAAAGGTCCGCCAACAGGAGCTGCAGCCGCTGGACGCCGAGCAGGCGCGCAAACTCCTCGAGGCGGCAAGTGGGGACAGGCTGGAGTGCCTCTACGTCGTGTCCCTGACGATAGGCCTCCGGGCCGGGGAGGCGCTCGGGCTGAAGTGGTCGGACATAGACCTCGAAGAGGGCAAGCTGCGAGTAAGCCGCCAGCTACAGCGCATGAGGGATGGCGGGGGACTCGTCTTCTCGGAGCCCAAGAACGCCAGCCGCCGCACCGTGGACCTCCCCGAGAGAACAGTGGAAGCCCTAAAGCTCCACCGCAGGCGGCAGGCCGAGGAGAGGCTGATCGCGGACTCTTACGGGGATCAAGACCTCGTCTTCGCCACCACCAGAGGCACTCCCCTGGACGCTCAGAACGTAGTCAACCGTTCCTTCAAGCCCCTGCTAAAGCGGGCAGAGCTTCCTGACATCCGGTTCCATGACCTGTGGCATACCTGCGCAACCCTGCTACTCGGACGCGGAGTACACCCTAAGATGGTTCAGCACCTCTTGGGACACTCCACCATCGCGATGACTCTCGACCGCTACTCCCACTGGGTACCGAGCATGGGCAGACAGGCCGCGGACGGGATGGACGCCGCCCTCTCGTAGCGGCCGGTTGGCATCACGTTGGCATCAAAAAGCCCCCGGCCCGATCCGGGGGCTTTTCCTTTTCCCGCATTTGCAGGAAATTCGAGAGAGCCGACGATCCGATTCGAACGGACGACCTGCTCATTACGAATGAGCTGCTCTACCTGCTGAGCTACGTCGGCGTGGTGCGTAGGGAGTATATCGTAGGGGCCGGGGCTCGTCACGGGTCTACGTATTCCGGGCGACCAGCCACCTGAAGCGGGCGGTGGTAACGGTCTCGGCGCGCTGGTTCTTTACCGTTAGCCCAGAGGTCACGAGCCCGGCTTGATCCCGGCTCTCCAGATCGAGCACCTCGGTTTCGGCGTGTACGGTGTCTCCTATAATGGTCGGACGTCTGAAGCGCAGGCCCTCTATGCCGTGAAACGCCTGCACGGCTCCGGGCTTGAGGGTTATGAGGCCGGTAACGACGGAGAGCACCAGCATCCCGTGGGCGACGCGCTCTCCGTACATGGTCCCGGAGGCGTACTCGGCGTCGGTGTGAAGCGGGAACCAGTCGCCGCTCAGGGAGGCGAAGTTCACTATGTCCGTCTCGGTGATGGTGCGGGCAGGCGTGGTGTTGCGGTCGCCTACCTGGATCTCATCGAAGTAATGGCGTATCAATGGGCTCCTCTCGCTCGTGTGGTATTGGTGGAGGTTGGAGTGTACCGGAGAAAGGGCCGCGCAAGCCGCCGCACCCGAGCACTCCGGGCATTCATCTAAGGTGCTCCACGTCTCCGAGACCGGTGACGCGCCGCCCGTGACCCTCCAGCAAGAGGCGGG
Above is a genomic segment from Rubrobacter aplysinae containing:
- a CDS encoding tyrosine-type recombinase/integrase; translated protein: MSRKKANGEGSLTKYKDGRWCGRCTVTRPDGKQRRIAVYGRTKEEARIKLTKKMAESDSGVVFDAENQTVEEYVTRWLEDSAKGNIAPRTYHNYRLQLNRHIIPALGKRKLDKLTPPQIQRLYRSKLDDGLSPSSVRYIHAVLHRALEQAVKWQLIPRNPADSVDPPKVRQQELQPLDAEQARKLLEAASGDRLECLYVVSLTIGLRAGEALGLKWSDIDLEEGKLRVSRQLQRMRDGGGLVFSEPKNASRRTVDLPERTVEALKLHRRRQAEERLIADSYGDQDLVFATTRGTPLDAQNVVNRSFKPLLKRAELPDIRFHDLWHTCATLLLGRGVHPKMVQHLLGHSTIAMTLDRYSHWVPSMGRQAADGMDAALS
- a CDS encoding MaoC/PaaZ C-terminal domain-containing protein, coding for MIRHYFDEIQVGDRNTTPARTITETDIVNFASLSGDWFPLHTDAEYASGTMYGERVAHGMLVLSVVTGLITLKPGAVQAFHGIEGLRFRRPTIIGDTVHAETEVLDLESRDQAGLVTSGLTVKNQRAETVTTARFRWLVARNT
- a CDS encoding type II toxin-antitoxin system Phd/YefM family antitoxin → MKFVSSREIRVNPKPVFEALEDEEVVLTSRGKPVALLLEVSGDDLEETVRLVRRAKAQAATSRLRKSAMEQGADKLSQEEIEAEIEATRSERSER
- a CDS encoding putative toxin-antitoxin system toxin component, PIN family gives rise to the protein MLDTNVLVSSLLNSFGAPGRVLDLVLAGELSAAHDDRVLSEYREVLYREKFGFSPRDVEGLLDFLEAEGIKVNPPVLGAELPDPNDSPFLEVAHAAGAVLVTGNLKHYPEKERQGVEVLDPATYLQRWLSHVGDSES